A genomic window from Klebsiella quasipneumoniae subsp. quasipneumoniae includes:
- a CDS encoding DsbA family protein, giving the protein MVVHGKVIKLLITILMVGLSSAAYSKDYQPGKNFTVINSTVKQPPQLVEFFSFYCGPCYAFAERINVDTAIRKRLPADMKLEKYHVSQMGPLGPALTEAWAVAQYAGVDGKVEKLLFEGLQVKRDIKTTADIVKVFNQLGITSEKYAEMQSNFMVKALIARQDNLVEKMKVSGTPSFYVSGKYHINNASLAQDDYDTYAEDMANLVLFLLNKSQ; this is encoded by the coding sequence ATGGTCGTACATGGGAAAGTTATCAAGTTATTAATTACTATTTTGATGGTGGGGTTGTCATCTGCTGCTTATAGTAAAGATTATCAGCCAGGGAAAAACTTCACTGTCATTAATTCTACTGTTAAGCAACCGCCGCAACTGGTTGAGTTTTTTTCCTTCTACTGCGGACCTTGTTATGCGTTTGCAGAGCGCATCAATGTTGATACAGCTATCAGAAAGCGCCTGCCCGCCGATATGAAACTGGAAAAATACCATGTCAGCCAGATGGGACCTTTAGGACCAGCATTAACAGAAGCATGGGCCGTAGCACAATATGCTGGGGTAGATGGCAAGGTGGAAAAGTTATTGTTTGAAGGCTTACAGGTTAAGCGTGATATTAAAACGACAGCTGATATTGTTAAGGTATTTAATCAACTTGGCATTACGTCCGAGAAATATGCCGAAATGCAAAGTAATTTTATGGTAAAAGCTTTAATTGCCAGACAGGACAATCTGGTCGAAAAAATGAAAGTAAGTGGTACGCCTTCTTTTTATGTTTCAGGGAAATATCATATTAACAATGCATCACTCGCGCAAGATGACTATGATACCTATGCAGAGGATATGGCGAATCTGGTTTTATTTTTGCTTAACAAATCCCAGTGA
- a CDS encoding NupC/NupG family nucleoside CNT transporter, producing the protein MTAFFHFLLALAVILALAWLVSYDRQKIRIRYILQLIIIEIALAFFFLHAESGLWLVKNISGFFASLLGFAAEGTNFVFGGMSEKGLAFIFLGVLCPIVFISALIGILQHWRILPIFIRVIGTLLSKVNGMGKLESFNAVSSLILGQSENFIAYKGVLGDLSSRRLFTMAATAMSTVSLSIVGAYMTMLDAKYVVAALILNMFSTFIVLSVINPTRPGSEQEIKLEKLHESQSFFEMLGEYILAGFKVAMIILAMLIGFIALISAINALFATLFGLSFQQILGYVFYPLAWLVGIPLSDALNAGSIMATKLVANEFVAMIELQKIAASMTPRGLGILSVFLVSFANFASIGIIAGAIKGLNEPQGNIVSRFGLRLVYSATLVSLLSASFAGLVL; encoded by the coding sequence ATGACTGCATTTTTTCATTTCCTGCTGGCGCTGGCGGTGATCCTCGCCCTGGCCTGGCTTGTCAGCTATGACAGACAAAAAATCCGTATTCGTTATATTCTCCAGTTGATTATTATCGAAATAGCGCTCGCTTTCTTTTTCCTGCACGCCGAAAGCGGCCTGTGGCTGGTGAAAAATATCTCCGGCTTTTTTGCTTCGCTATTAGGCTTTGCCGCCGAAGGGACCAATTTCGTCTTTGGCGGCATGAGCGAAAAAGGCTTAGCCTTTATTTTCCTTGGCGTCCTGTGTCCGATTGTGTTTATTTCCGCGCTGATTGGTATTCTCCAGCACTGGCGGATCCTGCCGATTTTTATTCGCGTCATTGGCACCCTGCTGTCGAAGGTCAACGGCATGGGTAAGCTGGAATCTTTTAACGCCGTCAGCTCACTGATCCTCGGCCAGTCAGAAAACTTCATCGCCTACAAAGGCGTGCTGGGCGACCTCTCCTCGCGGCGTCTGTTCACCATGGCGGCGACGGCCATGTCGACCGTATCGCTGTCGATCGTCGGCGCCTATATGACCATGCTGGACGCCAAATACGTCGTCGCGGCGCTGATCCTGAATATGTTCAGCACCTTTATCGTGCTGTCGGTGATTAACCCGACGCGGCCGGGCAGCGAGCAGGAAATAAAGCTGGAGAAGCTGCATGAATCGCAGAGTTTCTTTGAAATGCTCGGGGAATATATTCTGGCCGGCTTTAAGGTGGCGATGATTATTCTGGCGATGCTGATCGGCTTTATCGCGCTGATCAGCGCCATTAACGCGCTGTTCGCTACCCTGTTTGGCCTCAGCTTCCAGCAGATCCTCGGCTACGTCTTCTATCCGCTGGCCTGGCTTGTCGGCATTCCGCTGAGCGATGCGCTGAACGCCGGCAGCATCATGGCCACCAAGCTGGTCGCTAACGAATTTGTGGCGATGATTGAGCTGCAAAAGATTGCCGCCAGCATGACGCCGCGCGGGCTCGGCATTCTCTCGGTCTTTCTGGTATCGTTTGCCAACTTTGCCTCGATCGGCATTATCGCCGGGGCGATCAAAGGCCTGAATGAACCGCAGGGCAATATTGTCTCCCGCTTCGGCCTGCGGCTGGTGTATAGCGCCACGCTGGTGAGCCTGCTTTCGGCCAGCTTCGCCGGGCTGGTGCTGTAA
- a CDS encoding isochorismatase family protein: MSTPANFNGARPVIDVNDTAMLLIDHQSGLFQTVGDMPMPELRARAAALAKMASLAGIPVITTASVPQGPNGPLIPEIHENAPHAKYIARKGEINAWDNPEFVAAVKATGRKTLIIAGTITSVCMAFPAIAAVADGYKVFAVIDASGTYSKLAQEITLARVVQAGVVPMDTAAVASELQRTWNRPDAAEWAEVYTKVFPAYQLLIESYSKAQDVVKNNEQLDSQR, from the coding sequence ATGTCTACTCCCGCTAACTTTAACGGTGCTCGTCCGGTGATTGATGTCAACGATACCGCCATGCTGTTGATTGACCACCAGAGCGGCCTGTTCCAGACCGTCGGCGATATGCCGATGCCAGAGCTGCGCGCTCGCGCCGCCGCGCTGGCGAAGATGGCCTCGCTTGCCGGGATCCCGGTGATCACCACCGCTTCCGTGCCGCAGGGGCCGAACGGTCCGCTGATCCCGGAGATTCATGAGAACGCGCCGCATGCGAAATATATCGCCCGTAAAGGCGAGATCAACGCCTGGGATAACCCGGAATTCGTCGCCGCGGTGAAAGCGACCGGTCGCAAAACGCTGATTATCGCCGGGACCATCACCAGCGTCTGCATGGCCTTCCCGGCGATTGCCGCCGTCGCCGACGGTTATAAAGTATTTGCCGTGATTGACGCTTCCGGCACCTACAGCAAATTGGCGCAGGAGATCACCCTGGCTCGCGTGGTACAGGCCGGCGTAGTGCCGATGGATACCGCCGCCGTCGCCTCTGAGCTGCAGCGTACCTGGAATCGCCCGGACGCCGCAGAATGGGCGGAGGTGTACACCAAAGTCTTCCCGGCCTACCAGCTGCTGATCGAAAGCTACAGCAAAGCGCAGGACGTCGTGAAGAATAACGAACAGCTTGATTCCCAGCGCTAA
- the phoH gene encoding phosphate starvation-inducible protein PhoH: protein MGRQKAVIKARREAKRVLRRDSRSHKQREEESVTSLVQMSGVEAIGMARDSRDTSPIEARNEAQAHYLNAIDNKQLIFATGEAGCGKTWISAAKAAEALIHKDVDRIIVTRPVLQADEDLGFLPGDIAEKFAPYFRPVYDVLVKRLGASFMQYCLRPEIGKVEIAPFAYMRGRTFENAVVILDEAQNVTAAQMKMFLTRLGENVTVIVNGDITQCDLPSGVRSGLSDALARFEEDEMIGIVRFTTDDCVRSALCQRTLKAYY, encoded by the coding sequence ATGGGAAGACAAAAAGCAGTGATCAAAGCTCGTCGTGAAGCAAAACGTGTGCTGAGACGGGATTCACGCAGTCATAAGCAGCGTGAAGAAGAATCGGTCACATCGCTTGTGCAAATGAGTGGCGTAGAAGCAATTGGCATGGCGCGGGACAGCCGTGATACTTCCCCAATTGAGGCGCGCAATGAGGCTCAGGCGCATTATCTGAATGCCATCGACAATAAACAGCTGATTTTCGCCACCGGCGAAGCCGGATGCGGCAAGACCTGGATTAGTGCGGCGAAGGCAGCGGAAGCGCTGATCCATAAGGATGTGGACAGAATTATTGTTACCCGTCCCGTTCTGCAGGCCGACGAAGATCTCGGCTTCTTACCGGGAGATATCGCCGAGAAGTTCGCGCCCTATTTCCGACCGGTTTATGACGTGCTGGTGAAAAGGTTGGGGGCTTCCTTTATGCAGTACTGCCTGCGTCCGGAAATCGGCAAGGTGGAAATCGCGCCGTTCGCCTATATGCGCGGACGTACCTTTGAAAATGCGGTGGTGATTCTGGACGAGGCCCAGAACGTGACCGCAGCGCAAATGAAGATGTTTTTAACCCGCCTCGGGGAGAACGTGACGGTCATCGTCAATGGCGATATCACCCAGTGCGACTTGCCCTCTGGTGTGAGATCTGGCCTAAGTGATGCGCTGGCGCGTTTTGAGGAAGACGAGATGATCGGCATCGTGCGTTTCACCACCGATGACTGCGTGCGCTCGGCCCTCTGCCAGCGGACGCTGAAAGCCTATTATTGA
- the efeU gene encoding iron uptake transporter permease EfeU: MFVPFLIMLREGLEAALIVSLIASYLKRTQRGNWIGVMWIGVILAAALCLGLGIFINETTGEFPQREQELFEGIVAVIAVVILTWMVFWMRNVSRNVKQQLEQAVDKALQRGNHHGWALVMMVFFAVAREGLESVFFLLAAFQQDVGIWPPLGALLGLATAIVLGFLLYWGGICLNLGVFFKWTSLFILLVAAGLAAGAIRAFHEAGLWNLFQETAFDLSAVLSTHTLFGTLLEGIFGYQETPSVSEVAVYLLYLIPALVLFALPPRNNTTASRAA; this comes from the coding sequence ATGTTTGTCCCATTTCTCATTATGTTACGCGAAGGCCTGGAGGCGGCGCTGATTGTCAGCCTGATCGCCAGCTATCTGAAACGCACCCAGCGCGGCAACTGGATTGGCGTGATGTGGATTGGCGTGATCCTTGCGGCGGCGCTGTGTCTTGGCTTAGGCATTTTTATCAACGAAACCACCGGTGAATTTCCTCAGCGTGAACAGGAGCTGTTCGAAGGGATCGTCGCGGTCATCGCAGTGGTGATCCTGACGTGGATGGTCTTCTGGATGCGCAATGTCTCACGCAACGTCAAGCAGCAGCTGGAGCAGGCCGTGGACAAGGCGCTACAGCGCGGCAATCACCATGGCTGGGCGCTGGTGATGATGGTCTTTTTCGCGGTCGCCCGTGAGGGGCTGGAGTCGGTCTTCTTTCTGCTGGCGGCATTCCAGCAGGATGTCGGCATCTGGCCGCCGCTGGGGGCGCTGCTGGGGCTGGCCACGGCTATCGTGCTGGGCTTCCTGCTCTACTGGGGCGGTATCTGTCTCAACCTCGGCGTGTTCTTCAAATGGACCAGCCTGTTTATCCTGCTGGTGGCCGCTGGCCTGGCCGCGGGGGCGATCCGCGCCTTCCACGAGGCGGGCCTGTGGAACCTGTTCCAGGAGACCGCCTTCGATCTGAGCGCTGTGCTGTCGACGCATACGCTGTTCGGCACGCTGCTGGAAGGGATCTTCGGCTACCAGGAGACGCCAAGCGTCAGCGAAGTGGCTGTTTATCTGCTTTATCTGATCCCGGCGCTGGTGCTGTTTGCGCTGCCGCCGCGAAATAATACGACTGCCTCGCGGGCTGCCTGA
- a CDS encoding phosphatase: protein MYPVDLHMHTVASTHAYSTLHDYIAEAKRKGIKLFAITDHGPDMADAPHYWHFVNMRIWPRLVDGVGILRGIESNIKNIEGEIDCSGPMLTSLDLIIAGFHEPVFPPQDSATHTQAMIAAMASGKVHMISHPGNPKFPVDIPAIAEAAAHYQVALEINNSSFVSSRVGSEDNCRAIAAAVRDAGGWVALGSDSHTAFTLGEFTECRNILDAVDFPEERILNVSPRRLLDFLESRGMPAIPEFADL from the coding sequence ATGTATCCCGTTGACCTGCACATGCATACCGTCGCCAGCACCCACGCCTACAGCACCCTGCACGATTATATTGCGGAAGCAAAGCGTAAAGGGATCAAACTCTTCGCCATTACCGATCACGGCCCGGACATGGCGGATGCTCCGCACTACTGGCATTTCGTTAATATGCGCATCTGGCCCCGTCTGGTGGACGGTGTGGGGATCCTGCGCGGAATTGAGTCGAATATTAAAAATATCGAAGGCGAGATCGACTGTTCCGGGCCGATGTTGACGTCGCTCGATCTGATCATCGCCGGATTCCACGAGCCGGTGTTTCCGCCGCAGGATAGCGCCACCCATACGCAGGCGATGATTGCCGCGATGGCCAGCGGTAAAGTGCATATGATTAGCCATCCGGGTAATCCGAAATTCCCGGTGGATATCCCGGCCATTGCCGAAGCGGCGGCCCATTACCAGGTGGCGCTGGAGATCAATAACTCCTCTTTCGTTTCATCGCGCGTGGGCAGTGAAGATAACTGCCGGGCCATCGCCGCCGCGGTGCGCGACGCCGGAGGGTGGGTGGCGCTGGGCTCGGACTCTCACACTGCGTTTACCCTCGGAGAGTTTACCGAATGCCGCAATATCCTCGATGCTGTCGATTTCCCGGAGGAGAGGATCCTCAACGTTTCTCCGCGTCGCCTGCTCGACTTCCTCGAGTCGCGTGGTATGCCGGCGATCCCGGAATTTGCTGACCTTTAA
- a CDS encoding LysR family transcriptional regulator: MQDLNDFAWFVQVVDHGGFAAAGRALDQPKSKLSRRIAQLEERLGVRLIQRTTRQFAVTEVGQTFYQHCKAMLIEAEAAQQAVDTLRAEPRGSVRITCPVTLLHVHIGPMLARFMARYPGVTLHLEATNRRVDVVGEGIDVAIRVRPRPIEDSDLVMRVLADRGHRLVASSQLISRLGRPQAPSELSDWPGLSLGANKHQHKWQLTGPEGARAEVYFTPRMVTTDMLALREAAIAGVGVVQLPLLMVRDQLASGELEVVLDEWQPRREVIHAVFASRRGLLPSVRALVDYLSEEYQRMEED, from the coding sequence ATGCAGGATCTCAATGACTTCGCCTGGTTTGTCCAGGTCGTGGATCATGGCGGTTTCGCCGCGGCGGGGCGAGCGCTTGACCAGCCGAAATCCAAGCTCAGCCGCCGTATTGCGCAACTCGAGGAGCGGTTGGGCGTGCGTTTGATTCAGCGAACCACTCGCCAGTTCGCGGTCACCGAGGTCGGGCAGACCTTTTACCAGCATTGCAAAGCGATGCTGATTGAGGCCGAGGCGGCGCAGCAGGCGGTCGACACGCTGCGCGCCGAGCCGCGCGGCAGCGTCAGGATCACCTGTCCGGTCACCTTGCTGCATGTCCATATCGGACCGATGCTGGCGCGATTTATGGCGCGCTATCCCGGGGTAACATTGCATCTTGAGGCGACCAACCGCCGGGTGGATGTGGTCGGTGAGGGCATTGATGTGGCGATCCGCGTCCGTCCCCGGCCAATCGAGGACAGCGACCTGGTGATGCGCGTGCTGGCGGACCGCGGGCACCGGCTGGTGGCCAGTTCGCAGCTGATTTCCCGGCTCGGACGCCCGCAGGCGCCGTCTGAGCTGAGCGACTGGCCGGGGCTCAGCCTGGGGGCGAACAAGCATCAGCATAAATGGCAGCTTACCGGGCCTGAAGGGGCAAGGGCGGAGGTGTATTTCACGCCGCGAATGGTGACCACCGATATGCTGGCGCTGCGCGAGGCGGCGATAGCCGGCGTGGGGGTGGTGCAGCTTCCTTTATTGATGGTGCGCGATCAGCTGGCGTCAGGGGAGTTAGAGGTGGTACTGGATGAGTGGCAGCCGCGGCGGGAAGTGATCCATGCGGTATTTGCCTCCCGGCGCGGGCTGCTGCCCTCCGTTAGAGCGCTGGTGGATTACCTCAGCGAAGAGTATCAACGAATGGAGGAGGATTAG
- the efeB gene encoding iron uptake transporter deferrochelatase/peroxidase subunit, with protein sequence MAQQKPHDVNEPSRRRLLKGIGALGGALAITGGCPVAHAAKAESSPGTLAPDARQEKQPFYGRHQAGILTPQQASMMLVAFDVLASDKADLERLFRLLTQRIAFLTHGGPAPDTPNPRLPPMDSGILGPWIAPDNLTITVSVGHSLFDERFGLADKVPRKLQPMTRFPNDSLDAALCHGDLLLQICANTQDTVIHALRDVIKHTPDLLSVRWKREGFISDSAARSKGKETPINLLGFKDGTANPASHDSALMDQVVWVTADQDEPAWAVGGSYQAARIIQFHVEFWDRTPLKEQQTIFGRDKHTGAPLGMKNEHDTPDYSNDPGGETIALDSHIRLANPRTPETQSSLMMRRGYSYSLGVTNAGQLDMGLLFVCYQHDLEKGFLTVQKRLNGEALEEYVKPIGGGYFFVLPGVVDDKHYLGQTLLQA encoded by the coding sequence ATGGCACAACAGAAACCACACGACGTGAACGAGCCGTCACGTCGTCGCTTACTGAAAGGGATCGGCGCGCTTGGCGGCGCGCTGGCCATCACCGGCGGCTGCCCGGTGGCACATGCGGCAAAAGCGGAAAGTTCCCCCGGGACGCTCGCACCCGACGCGCGTCAGGAAAAACAGCCATTCTACGGCCGGCATCAGGCGGGCATTCTGACGCCGCAGCAGGCCTCGATGATGCTGGTGGCGTTCGACGTGCTGGCGTCAGATAAAGCCGACCTCGAGCGTCTGTTCCGGCTGCTGACCCAGCGTATCGCCTTTTTAACCCACGGCGGCCCGGCGCCGGATACGCCTAATCCCCGGCTGCCGCCGATGGATTCCGGCATCTTAGGGCCGTGGATTGCCCCGGATAACCTGACCATCACCGTCTCGGTCGGCCATTCGCTGTTTGATGAGCGCTTTGGTCTCGCGGATAAAGTGCCGAGAAAACTGCAGCCGATGACTCGCTTCCCCAATGATTCGCTGGATGCCGCCCTGTGCCATGGCGACCTGCTGCTGCAGATCTGCGCCAATACTCAGGATACGGTGATCCACGCCCTGCGCGATGTCATCAAACATACGCCGGATTTGCTCAGCGTGCGCTGGAAGCGGGAAGGGTTTATCTCCGATAGCGCGGCGCGCAGCAAAGGCAAAGAGACCCCCATCAACCTGCTGGGTTTCAAAGACGGCACCGCTAATCCGGCGAGCCATGACAGCGCGCTGATGGATCAGGTCGTGTGGGTAACGGCGGATCAGGACGAGCCGGCCTGGGCCGTGGGCGGCAGCTATCAGGCGGCGCGCATCATCCAGTTTCACGTCGAGTTCTGGGACCGGACGCCGCTGAAAGAGCAGCAGACGATCTTTGGCCGCGACAAACACACCGGAGCGCCGCTGGGGATGAAAAACGAGCACGATACCCCGGATTACAGCAACGATCCTGGCGGCGAGACGATCGCGCTGGATAGCCATATTCGTCTGGCCAATCCTCGCACGCCGGAAACCCAGTCCAGCCTGATGATGCGCCGCGGCTACAGCTATTCGCTGGGCGTCACTAACGCCGGGCAACTGGATATGGGGCTGTTGTTCGTTTGCTATCAGCACGATCTGGAAAAGGGTTTTCTGACGGTGCAGAAACGGCTTAACGGCGAGGCGCTGGAGGAGTACGTCAAACCCATTGGCGGGGGCTACTTCTTTGTTTTACCCGGCGTAGTGGATGACAAGCACTACCTGGGACAGACGCTGCTGCAGGCCTGA
- a CDS encoding DUF3574 domain-containing protein codes for MTFRQGAMALVLAGLLSGCAAGGSSSTSAPKPGACPADQSMVQTTLYFGLSRPAGKDITPDEWQQFVDRDVTPRFRDGLTVFDARGQWLGQNGQVVREQSKALMVIHGNDAQSEAGIEALRQGYKSRFAQESVMRVDQPVCVQF; via the coding sequence ATGACGTTCAGACAGGGTGCAATGGCGCTGGTGCTGGCAGGGTTACTCAGCGGCTGCGCGGCGGGTGGAAGTTCGTCGACCAGCGCGCCGAAGCCCGGCGCCTGCCCGGCGGATCAGTCCATGGTGCAAACCACGCTTTACTTCGGCCTGAGCCGCCCGGCGGGGAAAGACATCACCCCTGATGAGTGGCAACAGTTTGTCGACCGCGACGTCACGCCGCGTTTTCGCGACGGGCTGACGGTGTTTGACGCTCGCGGCCAGTGGCTGGGCCAGAATGGACAGGTGGTGCGGGAGCAGAGTAAGGCGCTGATGGTGATCCATGGCAACGACGCGCAGAGCGAGGCCGGTATTGAGGCGCTGCGCCAGGGCTATAAATCACGGTTCGCGCAGGAGTCGGTGATGCGTGTCGACCAGCCGGTCTGCGTACAGTTTTGA
- the ghrA gene encoding glyoxylate/hydroxypyruvate reductase GhrA, with amino-acid sequence MEIIFYHPTFDTQYWIRELEKQLPGARVREWKAGDNQPADYALVWHPPVEMLQGRALKAVFALGAGVDSILSKLRDHPDMLPLSIPLFRLEDTGMGRQMQEYAVSQVLHWFRRFDDYQAQKLASCWQPLPEYLADDFTVGIMGAGVLGAKVAESLQPWGFPLRVWSRSRKAWPQVQSFAGQAELGTFLQGTRVLINLLPNTAETVGIINQTLLAQLPDESYVLNLARGVHVVEEDLLAALNSGKLKGAMLDVFSREPLPQESPLWAHPRVAMTPHVAAVTRPMEAIAYIAGTISRLERGEPVSGQVDRQRGY; translated from the coding sequence ATGGAGATTATTTTTTACCATCCGACCTTTGATACCCAATACTGGATTCGAGAGCTGGAAAAGCAGTTACCCGGCGCGCGAGTGCGCGAATGGAAAGCGGGCGATAACCAGCCGGCGGACTATGCCCTGGTCTGGCATCCACCGGTAGAGATGCTGCAGGGCAGGGCGCTGAAGGCCGTGTTCGCCCTTGGGGCGGGGGTGGATTCGATCCTCAGTAAGCTGCGCGATCATCCGGATATGTTGCCCCTGTCGATCCCGCTGTTTCGCCTCGAAGATACGGGCATGGGACGGCAGATGCAGGAGTATGCGGTGAGCCAGGTTCTGCACTGGTTCCGCCGGTTCGATGACTATCAGGCGCAGAAGCTGGCGTCCTGCTGGCAGCCGTTGCCTGAGTATCTTGCCGACGATTTCACCGTCGGGATTATGGGCGCCGGCGTGCTGGGGGCGAAGGTGGCGGAAAGCCTGCAACCCTGGGGATTCCCGCTTCGCGTCTGGAGCCGTAGCCGCAAAGCCTGGCCGCAGGTGCAGAGCTTTGCCGGCCAGGCCGAGCTGGGCACATTCCTGCAGGGGACCCGCGTGCTGATCAACCTGCTGCCGAACACCGCTGAAACCGTCGGCATTATTAACCAGACGCTGCTGGCGCAGCTGCCGGATGAGAGCTATGTCCTAAACCTTGCCCGCGGCGTGCATGTCGTTGAAGAAGATCTGCTGGCGGCGCTGAACAGCGGTAAGCTCAAAGGGGCAATGCTCGATGTCTTCAGTCGCGAACCGTTGCCCCAGGAGAGCCCGCTTTGGGCGCACCCGCGGGTGGCCATGACTCCCCACGTGGCGGCAGTCACCCGCCCGATGGAGGCCATTGCCTACATCGCCGGGACCATTAGCCGCCTGGAGCGAGGGGAACCGGTTAGCGGTCAGGTCGATCGTCAGCGCGGTTATTAA
- the efeO gene encoding iron uptake system protein EfeO — MMIHFRRNALRVTVAALLCSAFGAQAADIPQVKVTVNDKQCEPMQVTVNAGKTQFIIQNHSQKALEWEILKGVMVVEERENIAPGFTQKLTANLQPGEYDMTCGLLTNPKGKLIVTGAATKDAAKADAVLSLGEAITAYKAYVTAETAQLVSGTKAFTDAVKAGDIEKAKALYAPTRQHYERIEPIAELFSDLDGSIDAREDDFEKKAEDPKFTGFHRLEKALFGDNSVKGMEKYADQLNSDVLELQKRISELAFPPSKVVGGAAGLIEEVAASKISGEEDRYSHTDLWDFQANIDGAQKIVDLLRPQLQKENSALLAKVDANFKKVDSILSKYRTKDGFETYDKLTTADRNALKGPITTLAEDLAQLRGILGLD; from the coding sequence ATGATGATTCATTTTCGCCGTAATGCGCTGCGGGTGACCGTGGCCGCGCTGCTCTGCTCTGCATTCGGTGCTCAGGCTGCGGATATCCCGCAGGTCAAAGTCACCGTCAACGATAAACAGTGCGAGCCGATGCAGGTGACCGTTAACGCGGGTAAAACCCAGTTTATTATTCAGAACCACAGCCAGAAAGCGCTGGAGTGGGAGATTCTGAAAGGGGTCATGGTGGTGGAAGAGCGTGAGAACATCGCGCCGGGCTTTACCCAGAAGCTCACCGCGAACCTGCAGCCGGGCGAATATGACATGACCTGCGGCCTGCTCACCAACCCGAAAGGCAAACTGATCGTCACCGGCGCCGCCACCAAAGACGCGGCGAAAGCCGATGCGGTGCTGAGCCTCGGCGAAGCGATCACCGCTTACAAAGCCTATGTGACGGCGGAAACCGCGCAGCTGGTCAGCGGCACCAAAGCCTTTACCGACGCGGTGAAAGCGGGCGATATCGAGAAAGCGAAAGCGCTGTACGCCCCGACGCGCCAGCATTACGAGCGCATCGAGCCGATCGCCGAGCTGTTCTCTGACCTTGACGGCAGCATCGACGCCCGCGAAGACGATTTCGAGAAAAAAGCGGAAGATCCGAAATTCACCGGTTTCCACCGTCTGGAAAAGGCGCTGTTTGGCGATAACAGCGTCAAGGGCATGGAAAAATATGCCGATCAGCTGAACAGCGATGTGCTGGAGCTGCAAAAACGCATCAGCGAGCTGGCGTTCCCGCCGTCAAAAGTCGTGGGCGGTGCGGCAGGATTAATTGAAGAAGTCGCGGCCAGCAAGATCAGCGGTGAAGAAGATCGCTACAGCCATACCGACCTGTGGGACTTCCAGGCCAATATTGACGGTGCCCAGAAAATTGTCGACCTGCTGCGCCCGCAGCTGCAAAAAGAGAACAGCGCGCTGCTGGCGAAAGTGGACGCCAACTTTAAGAAAGTGGACAGTATCCTCAGCAAATACCGCACCAAAGACGGTTTCGAAACTTACGATAAGCTGACCACCGCTGACCGTAATGCGCTGAAAGGGCCGATCACCACCCTGGCGGAAGATCTGGCTCAGCTGCGCGGGATCCTGGGTCTGGACTAA
- a CDS encoding pirin family protein, which produces MKQITGVYTAPAQHWVGDGFPVRSMFSYQTHGQQLSPFLLLDYAGPYTFPAGSDKRGVGEHPHRGFETVTIVYAGEVEHRDSTGRGGVIGPGDVQWMTAGAGILHEEFHSEAFTRSGGELKMIQLWVNLPAKDKMTAPGYQSITAGTIPTAALANGAGQVRVIAGQYDDVSGPAHTFSPLNVWDLQLNQGHDLTLRQPEGWSTALVVLEGEVIINGSESAREGQLAVLSQAGDALHLEATAQAKVLLMAGEPLQEPIVGYGPFVMNNKTQIAEAVRDFNSGRFGQI; this is translated from the coding sequence ATGAAACAGATTACAGGAGTCTACACCGCGCCTGCGCAGCATTGGGTAGGCGACGGCTTCCCGGTTCGTTCGATGTTTTCCTATCAGACGCACGGCCAGCAGTTGAGCCCCTTCTTACTGCTCGACTATGCCGGGCCGTACACCTTCCCGGCAGGCAGCGATAAACGCGGCGTCGGTGAGCATCCGCATCGCGGATTCGAAACCGTCACTATCGTCTACGCCGGTGAAGTAGAGCATCGTGACTCCACCGGACGCGGCGGGGTGATCGGCCCAGGCGACGTGCAATGGATGACGGCCGGCGCCGGGATCCTACACGAAGAGTTCCACTCGGAGGCCTTCACCCGCAGCGGCGGCGAGCTGAAGATGATCCAGCTGTGGGTCAACCTGCCCGCCAAAGACAAAATGACGGCCCCCGGCTACCAGAGCATTACCGCCGGGACAATCCCCACCGCCGCGCTGGCGAATGGCGCCGGACAGGTTCGGGTTATTGCCGGCCAGTATGACGACGTCAGCGGCCCGGCCCATACCTTCTCACCGCTTAACGTGTGGGATCTGCAGCTGAATCAGGGGCACGACCTCACGCTGCGCCAGCCGGAAGGCTGGAGTACTGCGCTGGTGGTACTGGAAGGGGAAGTGATCATCAACGGTTCCGAATCCGCCCGCGAAGGCCAGCTCGCCGTCCTGAGCCAGGCAGGAGACGCACTGCACCTGGAGGCGACCGCCCAGGCAAAAGTTCTGCTGATGGCCGGCGAACCGCTGCAGGAGCCGATTGTGGGCTATGGCCCCTTTGTCATGAATAACAAAACACAGATCGCAGAAGCCGTTCGCGATTTTAACAGCGGCCGCTTTGGCCAAATCTAA